A region from the Desulfoglaeba alkanexedens ALDC genome encodes:
- a CDS encoding 4-amino-4-deoxy-L-arabinose transferase — translation MARYLPLIVLGVLLNASAQLVLKQGMRQIGYFDFGLQNCGRIFLAVALNHFILIGLGCYVVSVAVWLLVLSRVEVSYAYPLLSIGYIVTAFAGQMFFNEGIGLTRWAGIIVICAGVWLITRSA, via the coding sequence ATGGCCAGATATCTTCCTCTCATTGTACTTGGAGTGCTGCTCAACGCTTCGGCTCAGTTGGTCCTTAAGCAGGGAATGCGTCAAATCGGTTATTTTGACTTCGGTTTGCAAAACTGCGGCCGCATTTTTTTGGCGGTGGCGTTAAATCACTTTATATTGATCGGGTTGGGGTGTTATGTCGTCAGCGTGGCGGTCTGGCTGCTTGTGCTTTCCAGGGTTGAGGTGAGCTATGCCTATCCGCTTCTTTCTATCGGCTATATCGTCACGGCTTTTGCCGGTCAAATGTTTTTCAATGAGGGGATCGGCCTTACCCGCTGGGCTGGCATTATTGTCATATGCGCTGGTGTTTGGCTTATTACCCGTTCAGCATGA
- a CDS encoding polysaccharide deacetylase family protein — protein MCHVGLRVDVDTLRGTRIGVPNLVDILARHQIRASFFFSVGPDNMGRHLRRLMRPAFLLKMFRTRAVSLYGWDILLRGTLWPGAVIGKRCSGPIRQVMEAGHEVGLHAWDHHRWQTAIEKMDKAEIIADIRKGLELLTDILGHAPECFAAPAWRVTPEALLALEQFPFRFESDCRGRSLFYPLINNRPSRHVQVPTTLPTYEELVGRQCTPKTYNDQLLNMIRPDQLNVLTIHAEVEGGACLELFRDFLFKAQQRDIAFAPLGEILRETGKAEKSRMVRGTLAGRDGWVACQDGTDSMQIHDKVSKR, from the coding sequence ATGTGCCATGTCGGCCTGCGAGTAGATGTCGATACGTTGCGGGGCACTCGAATCGGGGTCCCGAACCTGGTCGACATTTTGGCCCGGCACCAAATCCGGGCCAGCTTCTTTTTTTCAGTGGGTCCGGACAATATGGGTCGGCATCTCCGGCGTTTGATGCGGCCCGCCTTTCTGCTCAAGATGTTCAGAACGCGGGCGGTCAGTCTGTACGGCTGGGATATTCTCTTGCGGGGCACCCTGTGGCCCGGAGCAGTAATCGGTAAGCGCTGTTCCGGCCCGATTCGTCAGGTTATGGAGGCGGGGCATGAGGTCGGTCTCCACGCCTGGGACCATCACCGCTGGCAGACGGCGATCGAAAAAATGGATAAGGCGGAAATAATCGCTGACATCCGTAAGGGCTTGGAATTACTGACGGATATCCTGGGACACGCCCCGGAATGTTTCGCGGCCCCTGCCTGGAGGGTGACACCTGAAGCGCTATTGGCGTTGGAGCAATTCCCTTTTCGGTTTGAATCCGATTGTCGCGGTCGTTCGCTTTTTTATCCGCTGATAAACAACCGGCCGTCCCGTCATGTTCAGGTCCCGACCACGCTGCCGACTTACGAAGAGCTCGTCGGCCGCCAATGCACACCGAAAACTTATAACGACCAGCTGTTGAATATGATTCGTCCCGACCAGCTCAATGTCCTGACCATCCACGCCGAAGTGGAGGGTGGCGCCTGTCTGGAATTGTTCCGGGATTTTCTGTTCAAGGCACAACAGCGGGATATCGCCTTCGCGCCTCTTGGCGAAATTCTTCGTGAAACCGGAAAAGCAGAGAAATCAAGGATGGTTAGAGGCACTCTCGCCGGCAGGGACGGATGGGTTGCCTGCCAGGATGGCACGGATAGCATGCAAATTCACGATAAGGTCAGCAAACGATGA
- a CDS encoding phospholipid carrier-dependent glycosyltransferase, whose protein sequence is MSTLNKRYILLLLAFFLLAYILPLGVHDLVVPDETRYAEIPREMIASGEWISPQLNGLRYFEKPVLGYWVQAGSLLLFGENNFAVRLPSALSVGLSGLLIYVLVWRNSRREDEDGGFPAILATLVFLSCFEVFGVGNTAVLDSLFSFFLTATVTAFYFATESPPGSGRERGFLFLAGLSCGLSFLTKGFLGFAVPVLAVAPYLVLQRRYADLLRMSRLPILTAILVSLPWSIAIHLREPDFWRFFFWNEHIRRFMADNAQHKESFWFFFMTAPGMFFPWVFMVPAAVLGIKTRLFEQGAPGRLLKFCLCWLVLPFLFFSLSNGKLLTYILPCFPPFAILIAFGLLHVLKQDTRNRVFQGGLFSTPFSWVSF, encoded by the coding sequence ATGAGCACATTGAATAAACGCTACATTCTATTACTTCTGGCATTTTTTTTACTGGCGTACATTCTTCCCCTGGGGGTGCATGACCTGGTTGTTCCGGATGAAACGCGCTACGCAGAAATTCCCCGAGAAATGATTGCCAGCGGCGAATGGATATCGCCCCAACTCAACGGTCTGCGCTACTTTGAAAAACCGGTGCTGGGCTATTGGGTTCAAGCAGGCTCACTTCTTTTGTTCGGGGAAAACAACTTTGCCGTACGCCTACCTTCCGCCCTATCCGTGGGTTTGTCAGGCTTGTTGATATATGTATTGGTATGGCGGAATTCCCGTCGTGAAGATGAAGACGGCGGTTTTCCTGCTATTCTAGCCACTCTTGTTTTTTTATCCTGTTTTGAGGTGTTCGGGGTGGGAAACACCGCCGTGTTGGACAGCCTGTTCTCATTCTTTCTTACGGCGACCGTTACCGCTTTCTATTTTGCCACGGAGTCACCGCCAGGGTCGGGGCGGGAAAGAGGCTTCCTGTTTCTCGCCGGTCTGAGTTGCGGCCTGTCCTTTCTGACCAAGGGGTTCCTCGGATTCGCCGTGCCGGTTCTGGCGGTAGCGCCCTATCTGGTTTTGCAGCGCCGGTATGCCGATTTGTTGCGCATGAGCCGGCTGCCGATTCTCACCGCGATTTTAGTTTCGTTGCCATGGAGTATCGCAATCCACCTTCGGGAACCTGATTTCTGGCGTTTCTTTTTCTGGAACGAGCATATCCGCCGGTTTATGGCCGACAATGCTCAACATAAAGAGTCGTTCTGGTTTTTCTTTATGACGGCGCCGGGCATGTTTTTCCCGTGGGTGTTTATGGTGCCCGCAGCCGTACTAGGAATAAAAACCCGATTGTTTGAACAGGGGGCGCCGGGCCGGTTGTTAAAATTTTGTCTATGTTGGCTGGTGCTGCCGTTTTTGTTCTTTTCCCTTTCGAACGGGAAACTCTTAACCTACATACTTCCCTGTTTCCCGCCGTTTGCCATTCTCATCGCTTTTGGGTTGTTGCATGTGCTAAAGCAAGATACGCGGAACAGGGTGTTCCAGGGGGGATTGTTTTCAACACCGTTCTCTTGGGTCTCATTTTAG
- a CDS encoding sensor histidine kinase, whose amino-acid sequence MITVKTRITFFIVGAGFLSSLLFSVVVFYESIEQPFELLDTLLKEEAYRTAAMLVKAQKESNSMLLDSASREMSRYWIEIYDGGTRKTIFQSDLAKSVKLPLVNPGSRAIVRPLVSEAEIKSAQSGNKNSSFRVRTLSIELEGRSFIVQIARPMEELNEEIWELVFGILAGLVFSTVGLIAISHVMAGRILRPIGDMKNLAQDISENNLEQRIPPGEGRDEFSELARTINQMLDRLQYSFARQRNFLFDTSHELKTPLTTIRLAVDEIVSHGDGNLPPLIRNNLFRLKNQVLRMERLVKDLLNLSSLETLSSIDPKPVQISELLSSLVGEYKFLADSRNIKMDFRLPNGLVIQGDEQKLHRALSNILDNAIKYNVDGGQIALRGDFSAAGLTVTIANTGPGVADADIPRVFDQFYRVEKSRSIEHGGSGLGLSIVKRIVELHGGDVTFESEQGGWTQVTVSLPRYRERIPA is encoded by the coding sequence ATGATCACCGTCAAGACAAGGATCACCTTCTTCATTGTCGGAGCCGGTTTTTTATCAAGTTTATTATTTTCCGTTGTCGTGTTCTACGAATCGATAGAACAACCTTTCGAGCTTCTGGACACCCTACTGAAAGAGGAAGCATATCGAACAGCGGCCATGCTTGTGAAAGCGCAAAAAGAATCAAATTCAATGCTTCTGGATTCTGCATCTCGGGAAATGAGTCGGTATTGGATTGAAATTTACGATGGCGGTACCCGCAAAACAATTTTTCAGTCCGATCTGGCAAAATCGGTAAAGTTGCCTCTGGTGAATCCGGGTTCTCGTGCTATCGTACGCCCCCTTGTTTCTGAGGCAGAAATCAAGTCGGCCCAGTCCGGAAACAAAAATTCATCCTTTCGGGTAAGGACCCTGTCAATCGAATTGGAAGGGCGATCGTTCATTGTCCAGATCGCACGGCCCATGGAAGAACTGAACGAAGAGATTTGGGAGTTGGTTTTCGGGATTTTGGCCGGGCTGGTTTTTTCCACAGTGGGATTGATCGCTATAAGCCATGTTATGGCCGGTAGAATTCTGCGGCCGATTGGTGACATGAAAAACTTGGCTCAGGATATCAGCGAAAATAACCTTGAGCAGCGAATACCGCCTGGAGAAGGGCGGGATGAATTCAGTGAACTTGCCAGAACCATCAACCAGATGTTGGATCGGCTGCAATATTCTTTTGCAAGGCAAAGGAATTTCCTGTTTGATACATCGCATGAACTGAAAACGCCCCTCACCACCATACGGCTCGCCGTCGATGAAATTGTTTCCCATGGCGACGGGAATCTACCCCCTCTTATCAGGAACAACCTCTTCAGACTAAAAAACCAGGTGTTGCGGATGGAGCGACTGGTCAAGGATCTACTGAACCTGTCTTCCTTGGAAACATTGTCCAGTATCGATCCAAAACCGGTCCAAATAAGCGAGTTGTTGTCATCCTTGGTCGGGGAATATAAATTCCTGGCGGATTCCCGTAACATCAAAATGGACTTTCGCCTTCCCAATGGGCTCGTCATCCAGGGAGATGAGCAAAAACTGCACCGCGCACTATCGAATATTTTGGATAATGCCATCAAGTATAACGTGGATGGAGGACAGATTGCGCTGAGGGGCGACTTCTCTGCTGCCGGACTGACGGTAACAATCGCCAATACAGGTCCAGGTGTTGCCGACGCGGATATCCCCAGGGTGTTTGACCAATTTTACCGGGTTGAAAAATCCCGATCAATTGAGCACGGTGGCTCCGGCCTCGGGTTAAGCATCGTCAAAAGGATCGTCGAACTTCATGGTGGCGATGTAACATTTGAAAGCGAACAAGGTGGATGGACTCAAGTGACCGTCAGTTTGCCTCGGTACCGGGAGAGAATTCCGGCATGA
- the arnA gene encoding bifunctional UDP-4-amino-4-deoxy-L-arabinose formyltransferase/UDP-glucuronic acid oxidase ArnA has translation MKTIVLAYHNIGCVGIRALLAHGYDIQAVFTHKDDPNENAWFESVAELAAANDIPVYAPEDINHPLWVERIMELAPDVIFSFYYRKMVGDEILAVPSKGCLNLHGSLLPRYRGRCPVNWVLIHGEKETGVTLHYMTPRPDDGDIVGQQRVAIEESDTALTLHAKLAGAAGEMLDVLLPKIRKNEADRVPQDKTLASCFGGRGPQDGLIDWTQNATTVRNLVRAVTRPYPGAFSFLGNRKCIFWDVATTAAAPGAYPGGVMSTDPLRIACGDGAVEVRYGQSENGVYMSGRQLAQELNLAVGMRFNGKTETVTEEHRKKHVLILGVNGFIGNHLSERLLESGRYAVHGMDLCSTGIGHLLGHPDFHFTEGDISIMREWIEYHVRKCDIVLPLVAVATPIEYVRNPLRVFELDFEENLRVVRYCVKYGKRLIFPSTSEVYGMCTDDEFDEQRSNLVLGPIHKQRWIYSCSKQMLDRVIWAYGKSQGLQFTLFRPFNWIGPKLDSLASARIGSSRVITQFILNLVEGTPIRLVDGGRQKRCFTDFRDGIECLFRIIENKNDQCNGHIFNIGNPNNECSIAALADMLRGKFDGHPLRHRFPPAAGIQRIEARAYYGSGYQDVQHRRPSIREAQTILGWTPNVPFEQSVEETLDYFLKSAVECAAEASCAMSACE, from the coding sequence ATATCCAGGCGGTCTTTACCCATAAGGACGATCCGAATGAAAATGCCTGGTTCGAGTCAGTGGCGGAATTGGCGGCCGCGAATGATATTCCGGTCTACGCGCCGGAAGACATCAACCATCCCCTCTGGGTTGAACGCATCATGGAATTGGCGCCGGACGTCATTTTTTCTTTTTATTACCGCAAGATGGTTGGCGATGAGATCCTCGCCGTTCCCTCGAAGGGCTGTCTGAACCTTCACGGCTCGCTTCTGCCCCGTTACCGGGGTCGCTGTCCGGTGAACTGGGTGTTGATCCATGGAGAAAAAGAAACCGGGGTCACCCTGCATTACATGACGCCACGGCCGGATGACGGTGACATCGTCGGACAACAGCGAGTGGCCATTGAAGAAAGCGACACAGCCTTGACCCTGCATGCGAAGCTTGCCGGTGCAGCAGGAGAAATGCTCGATGTCCTGTTGCCGAAAATCCGAAAAAACGAGGCTGACCGTGTCCCACAGGACAAAACCTTGGCAAGCTGTTTCGGCGGGCGCGGACCGCAGGACGGATTGATTGACTGGACCCAAAACGCGACCACGGTCCGAAACCTTGTACGGGCGGTGACCCGCCCCTATCCAGGTGCTTTTTCCTTTCTGGGAAACCGCAAGTGCATTTTCTGGGACGTTGCGACAACGGCGGCAGCGCCGGGGGCCTATCCAGGCGGCGTTATGTCGACAGATCCTCTGCGAATCGCCTGTGGCGACGGCGCCGTGGAGGTTCGCTACGGGCAGAGTGAAAACGGCGTTTACATGAGCGGCCGGCAACTCGCGCAGGAACTCAACCTGGCTGTCGGCATGCGATTCAATGGCAAGACCGAGACGGTAACAGAGGAACACCGCAAAAAGCACGTCCTGATCCTTGGCGTCAACGGCTTTATCGGGAATCACTTGAGTGAGCGGCTGTTGGAAAGCGGCCGCTATGCGGTCCACGGTATGGACCTGTGTTCGACCGGCATCGGACATTTGTTGGGGCATCCCGATTTTCATTTTACGGAAGGGGATATTTCGATCATGCGGGAATGGATCGAGTATCATGTGCGCAAATGCGACATTGTCCTTCCGCTGGTGGCCGTCGCCACCCCGATTGAGTATGTCCGCAATCCGTTGCGGGTATTCGAGCTGGATTTCGAAGAGAATTTGCGTGTCGTACGGTATTGCGTCAAGTATGGGAAACGCCTGATATTTCCTTCCACCTCGGAAGTCTATGGCATGTGCACGGATGATGAATTTGACGAGCAGCGCTCAAACCTTGTTCTTGGCCCGATCCATAAACAGCGCTGGATCTATTCATGCAGTAAGCAGATGTTGGATCGAGTGATCTGGGCATACGGCAAGAGTCAGGGGCTTCAATTCACCCTTTTCCGACCTTTCAACTGGATAGGGCCGAAACTGGACTCCTTGGCGTCCGCCCGGATCGGTAGTTCACGCGTGATCACCCAGTTCATCCTGAATCTGGTGGAAGGAACTCCGATCCGCCTGGTGGACGGCGGCAGGCAGAAACGTTGTTTTACCGACTTCAGGGACGGCATCGAATGCCTCTTCAGGATTATCGAAAACAAGAACGACCAGTGCAATGGGCACATCTTCAATATCGGAAATCCAAACAACGAATGCAGTATAGCCGCTCTTGCCGATATGCTTCGGGGAAAATTTGACGGTCATCCACTTCGGCATCGTTTCCCTCCGGCTGCCGGAATTCAACGCATCGAGGCCCGAGCCTATTATGGGTCGGGCTATCAGGACGTTCAGCATCGGCGACCGTCGATCCGCGAGGCTCAGACGATTTTAGGGTGGACGCCGAACGTGCCTTTTGAGCAGTCCGTTGAAGAAACGCTGGATTATTTTCTCAAATCGGCGGTGGAATGCGCAGCGGAGGCATCATGTGCCATGTCGGCCTGCGAGTAG
- a CDS encoding 2-oxoacid:ferredoxin oxidoreductase subunit beta, whose amino-acid sequence MAEITKLIHKYLRHEKKFPHVWCPGCGNGIVLGSLIRAIDKTGLTKDEVVLVSGIGCSGRLPVYVDFNTLHTTHGRALTFATGVKLANPSLQVIVIMGDGDATAIGGNHFIHAARRNLNLTAIILNNNIYGMTGGQYSPTTPYGALATTAIYRNIEHSFSIAELAVTAGASMVARGTVYHANMLDGLIEKAIRKRGFAVVEVVTHCHTQYGRRNNLGGPVEMLRWQKETAVRVEKAQKMTPEELEGKFTIGILVDRDLPIYTQEYQKIRETAKARMAKAR is encoded by the coding sequence ATGGCTGAAATCACCAAGCTCATTCACAAGTACCTGCGCCACGAGAAGAAGTTTCCCCACGTGTGGTGCCCGGGATGCGGCAACGGGATCGTTCTGGGATCCCTCATCCGGGCCATCGACAAGACGGGCCTTACCAAAGACGAGGTGGTCTTGGTGTCGGGCATCGGCTGTTCGGGGCGGCTTCCAGTGTACGTGGACTTCAACACCCTTCACACCACTCACGGCCGGGCTCTCACCTTCGCGACGGGTGTGAAGCTCGCCAATCCCAGCCTCCAGGTCATCGTCATCATGGGCGACGGCGACGCCACGGCCATCGGCGGAAACCACTTCATCCACGCGGCCCGCCGAAACCTGAACCTCACCGCAATCATCCTCAACAACAACATCTACGGGATGACCGGCGGCCAGTATTCACCCACTACCCCGTACGGCGCCCTCGCCACCACGGCCATCTACCGGAACATCGAGCACTCCTTTTCCATCGCGGAACTGGCGGTCACAGCCGGGGCCAGCATGGTGGCGCGCGGAACGGTCTACCATGCAAACATGCTGGACGGGCTCATCGAAAAGGCCATCCGAAAGCGCGGTTTCGCCGTGGTGGAAGTGGTAACCCACTGCCACACCCAGTACGGCCGGCGCAACAACCTGGGAGGCCCCGTGGAGATGCTCCGCTGGCAGAAGGAAACGGCCGTCCGGGTGGAAAAGGCCCAGAAGATGACGCCGGAAGAGCTGGAAGGGAAGTTCACCATCGGCATCCTGGTGGACCGGGATCTGCCCATCTACACCCAGGAATACCAGAAGATCCGCGAAACGGCCAAAGCCCGCATGGCGAAGGCGCGCTGA
- a CDS encoding response regulator transcription factor encodes MKILVVDDNLSLLDQIRQILENQRYIVETATDGEKALNKLFDNPFDAIILDIMMPKIDGLTVLEEVRKAGIDVPVLMLTAKGDVEDRVKGLDLGADDYLAKPFSLDELVARLRALLRRAGGQCESVLQVHDLQLDTKSRKVTKSGNPIELTPREFSILEFLLHNKNRAVSRFSLAEHVWGDDFDPFSMSNFMDVHIKNLRQKIGDSGERKIIRTIRGVGYIIGDTE; translated from the coding sequence GTGAAAATTCTGGTCGTTGACGATAATCTTTCGTTGCTGGACCAGATCCGGCAAATTCTCGAAAACCAGCGCTACATCGTGGAGACGGCAACAGATGGAGAGAAGGCGCTGAATAAGCTGTTTGATAACCCTTTCGATGCGATAATCCTCGACATCATGATGCCGAAAATTGACGGGCTGACGGTTTTGGAAGAAGTGCGAAAGGCAGGGATTGATGTGCCCGTGCTAATGCTCACCGCCAAAGGCGATGTGGAAGACAGAGTGAAGGGACTCGATCTCGGCGCGGACGATTACCTGGCGAAACCGTTTTCACTGGACGAATTGGTGGCCCGCCTGCGTGCACTGCTTAGAAGAGCAGGAGGGCAGTGTGAATCCGTCTTACAGGTTCATGATTTACAGTTGGACACGAAAAGCCGCAAGGTCACCAAAAGCGGAAACCCGATCGAGCTGACTCCAAGAGAGTTCTCCATTCTCGAGTTTCTTTTGCACAACAAAAACAGGGCCGTATCCCGTTTCAGCTTGGCCGAACATGTGTGGGGAGACGATTTCGATCCGTTCAGCATGTCAAATTTCATGGACGTCCATATCAAGAATCTTCGTCAAAAGATCGGAGATTCAGGCGAACGGAAGATTATCCGAACCATCCGCGGCGTAGGATATATCATCGGAGACACTGAATGA
- the surE gene encoding 5'/3'-nucleotidase SurE, producing MRVLLTNDDGIFSKGIEALYEALNAVHEVFVVAPETEQSAVGHAITFLDPLRVKPVKRNGRFFGHACSGTPADCVKLAVRELVKPLPDVVVSGINLGANVGINVLYSGTVSAATEGALLGLPAVAVSIDSFQPTDFRAAADIVMQVVDAIGANGLPPGVSLNINVPNMHPEGIRGVRVTHQGELRLQESYDRRVDPRNREYYWLTSQLVGTEENLDADARALNEGFISITPIQHDLTAHGMLAELRAWGLEREYERR from the coding sequence ATGCGGGTTCTTCTTACCAACGACGATGGGATATTTTCCAAGGGGATCGAAGCCCTATACGAAGCCTTGAACGCAGTCCACGAGGTGTTCGTGGTGGCCCCCGAGACGGAACAGAGCGCGGTCGGGCACGCCATCACCTTCCTGGACCCCCTCCGGGTGAAGCCCGTGAAGCGAAACGGCCGGTTTTTCGGCCATGCCTGCAGCGGCACGCCGGCCGACTGCGTGAAGCTGGCCGTGCGTGAACTGGTGAAGCCACTGCCGGATGTGGTGGTTTCGGGCATCAACCTGGGGGCCAACGTGGGGATCAATGTCCTCTATTCGGGGACTGTTTCGGCGGCGACCGAAGGGGCCCTCCTCGGACTTCCTGCGGTGGCGGTTTCCATCGATTCCTTCCAGCCCACCGACTTCCGGGCGGCCGCGGACATCGTGATGCAGGTGGTCGATGCCATCGGAGCGAACGGACTTCCCCCCGGGGTCAGCCTGAACATCAACGTTCCCAACATGCATCCCGAAGGGATTCGCGGCGTGCGGGTGACACACCAGGGAGAACTGCGCCTTCAGGAAAGTTACGACCGGCGGGTGGACCCGCGAAACCGTGAGTATTACTGGCTGACGAGCCAGCTGGTGGGAACCGAGGAAAACCTGGACGCCGACGCCCGAGCCCTGAACGAGGGCTTTATCTCCATCACGCCCATCCAGCACGATCTCACCGCGCACGGGATGCTGGCGGAACTTCGCGCCTGGGGACTGGAACGGGAATACGAACGCCGCTGA
- a CDS encoding 2-oxoacid:acceptor oxidoreductase family protein, which translates to MPNRYEIRLSGSGGQGIIMAGIILAEAAGVHDGKYVCQTQSYGPEARGGASKAEVVISDQEIDYPKAIKPDILLAMNQKSCDAYFFDLKPEGMLVVDSTFVKQLPTTKAISIPFTQIARSELGKEMVANIVALGALAVLTRAVSLSSMEAAVLQRVPPDTEDLNRKALETGIEAAKHFLKGAR; encoded by the coding sequence ATGCCGAATCGATACGAAATCCGACTGAGCGGCTCCGGCGGCCAGGGTATCATCATGGCGGGGATCATCCTCGCCGAGGCGGCCGGCGTGCACGACGGGAAATACGTGTGCCAGACTCAGAGCTACGGTCCGGAAGCCCGGGGCGGGGCGAGCAAGGCCGAGGTTGTCATCAGCGACCAGGAAATCGACTATCCCAAGGCCATCAAGCCGGATATACTGCTCGCCATGAACCAGAAGTCCTGTGATGCATATTTCTTCGATCTTAAGCCGGAAGGCATGCTGGTGGTGGATTCCACCTTCGTGAAGCAATTGCCGACCACCAAGGCGATTTCCATCCCTTTTACCCAGATCGCGCGAAGCGAACTGGGGAAAGAGATGGTGGCCAACATCGTGGCGCTGGGAGCCTTGGCCGTGCTCACGCGCGCGGTGTCTTTGAGCAGCATGGAAGCGGCGGTGCTCCAGCGCGTGCCGCCGGACACGGAAGACCTCAACCGCAAGGCGCTGGAAACAGGGATCGAAGCCGCCAAGCATTTCCTGAAGGGAGCGCGTTAG
- a CDS encoding 2-oxoacid:acceptor oxidoreductase subunit alpha: protein MNDQIKLGRPVLLQGNEAMVEGALAAGCSFFAGYPITPATEISEAMSVKLPALGGTFIQMEDEIASMGAVIGASLAGAKSMTATSGPGFSLMQENLGFACVAEVPCVVVNVMRGGPSTGLPTNVSQGDVMQARWGTHGDHPIIVLAVSTTRDCFDITVKAFNLAEKYRTPVVILSDEVVAHTREKISLPHPGEIEVIDRIRPNMPPDWYIPYEDNSRGVPPMGIFGDGYRYHVTGLIHDVRGFPTQRRDEIVPFVNRIFRKINQYFFDILMVKEELTDDADHLVVAYGSVARSARRAVREARERGVKAGLIQLITLWPFPRQIMEPYLRRVKAVLVPELNMGQVSREVKRINQGMTRVETLNRIDGTLITPDEILVRLIKM from the coding sequence GTGAACGACCAAATAAAACTGGGACGCCCGGTGCTCCTCCAGGGCAACGAGGCCATGGTGGAAGGGGCTCTGGCGGCCGGTTGCAGCTTTTTCGCCGGCTATCCCATCACGCCGGCGACCGAAATCAGCGAGGCGATGTCGGTGAAACTCCCGGCCCTAGGGGGCACCTTCATCCAGATGGAAGACGAAATCGCGAGCATGGGCGCGGTCATCGGGGCGTCGCTCGCCGGCGCCAAATCCATGACGGCGACCAGCGGGCCCGGCTTTTCGCTCATGCAGGAAAACCTCGGGTTCGCCTGCGTGGCTGAAGTCCCCTGCGTGGTGGTGAACGTCATGCGCGGCGGCCCCAGCACCGGGCTTCCCACCAACGTGAGCCAGGGCGACGTCATGCAAGCCCGGTGGGGCACCCACGGCGACCATCCCATCATCGTGCTGGCGGTTTCCACGACCCGCGACTGCTTCGACATCACGGTGAAGGCCTTTAACCTGGCTGAAAAGTACCGAACACCGGTGGTGATCCTTTCGGATGAGGTGGTCGCCCACACGCGGGAAAAGATCAGCCTGCCGCATCCGGGCGAAATCGAAGTGATCGACCGTATTCGGCCCAATATGCCGCCGGACTGGTACATTCCTTACGAAGACAACAGCCGGGGCGTTCCGCCCATGGGAATCTTCGGCGACGGTTACCGCTACCACGTTACCGGCCTCATCCACGATGTGCGCGGTTTCCCCACTCAGCGGCGCGATGAAATCGTTCCATTCGTGAACCGGATCTTCCGAAAGATCAACCAGTACTTCTTCGACATCCTCATGGTGAAAGAGGAACTCACCGACGACGCGGACCACCTGGTGGTCGCCTACGGCTCGGTGGCCCGCTCGGCACGGCGCGCCGTGCGCGAAGCGCGCGAAAGGGGCGTCAAGGCGGGCCTGATTCAGCTCATCACCCTCTGGCCGTTTCCGCGGCAGATCATGGAACCGTATCTGCGGCGCGTAAAAGCCGTCCTCGTTCCGGAACTCAACATGGGCCAGGTCTCCCGCGAAGTGAAACGCATCAATCAGGGCATGACGCGAGTGGAAACCCTCAACCGCATCGACGGCACCCTCATCACGCCGGATGAAATCCTTGTCCGGCTCATCAAGATGTGA
- a CDS encoding 4Fe-4S dicluster domain-containing protein — protein MSKEQVKVDQPVDTKEATDGAPAKGEGAQAEAQGHRGAGKGKKRERKTYEIDIFRAWCKACGICAAFCPRQCIEMDEEGLPVVTAPERCTGCGFCEIHCPDFAISVAQKRAKRTEEDEAADG, from the coding sequence ATGAGCAAGGAACAAGTGAAGGTGGACCAGCCGGTTGATACCAAAGAAGCAACGGATGGGGCACCGGCGAAGGGCGAGGGAGCTCAGGCCGAAGCGCAGGGCCACCGCGGCGCCGGAAAGGGCAAGAAGCGGGAACGGAAGACGTACGAAATCGATATCTTTCGCGCCTGGTGCAAGGCGTGCGGCATCTGCGCGGCCTTCTGTCCTCGTCAGTGCATCGAAATGGACGAGGAAGGCTTACCGGTGGTCACCGCTCCCGAGCGGTGCACGGGCTGCGGGTTCTGCGAAATCCACTGCCCGGATTTCGCCATCAGTGTGGCTCAGAAGCGAGCCAAGCGGACCGAAGAGGACGAAGCGGCCGATGGCTGA